The Acidobacteriota bacterium genome has a segment encoding these proteins:
- a CDS encoding PIN domain-containing protein encodes MIAFLNTNILIYAQGSGAKSEVARQTILAGGVISVQVLSEFASVLRRKFAFEWDVIDEAIADLRTALDPVRPIGIETHTEAVALARSHGFGFYDALIVASALEAGCDVLLTEDLQPGRRIASLTILDPFA; translated from the coding sequence GTGATCGCGTTCCTCAACACCAACATTCTGATTTACGCCCAGGGCAGCGGGGCCAAGAGCGAGGTGGCGCGACAGACAATCCTGGCGGGTGGGGTGATCAGTGTGCAGGTCCTGAGCGAGTTTGCTTCCGTTCTTCGCCGCAAGTTCGCCTTTGAGTGGGACGTTATCGACGAGGCTATCGCCGATCTGAGAACTGCGCTCGATCCGGTCCGTCCCATCGGTATCGAAACCCACACGGAAGCTGTTGCCTTGGCCCGATCGCACGGCTTCGGCTTCTATGACGCTCTGATTGTCGCCTCCGCGCTCGAAGCCGGATGCGACGTTCTGCTAACGGAGGACCTGCAGCCAGGCCGGCGCATCGCGAGTCTGACAATCCTCGATCCGTTCGCTTGA
- a CDS encoding GAF domain-containing protein produces MSNTAERRSRNVSAESPSRLRSALRLKEQEVAILHQISRAISGNLNLKDVLHEIVDLVTHVTKGDSCLLYLLDQTGEELVLRASKNPHPRIIGRIKVRLGEGITGWVAQERQPVAIQKDASNDPRFKLFHNLPEDRYQAFLSVPVITKNEVIGVINVQHRRSHRHSSSEKTLLMTIANQVGAAIENARLYEEARRKALQLETLSNVSQTITSHHFLDEMLQFIVGMIAEAMNSPICSIMLLDDEGKELEIKATHSLSQDYASKPNLPVHRSLLGRVVKGRKPLVIRDVTQERGYAYRDLARREGLRSLVSVPLMIKDLVIGVFNLYSSQERSFSREEMQLLTSVANQAAVAIQNAKLMSETIAMREALETRKIIERAKGILLKEERLAEADAYRRIQQKSMKLRKSMREISEAIILAAEVKG; encoded by the coding sequence ATGTCCAATACCGCGGAACGAAGGAGCCGGAACGTTTCAGCCGAAAGCCCCAGTCGGCTGCGGTCCGCCCTCAGACTCAAGGAGCAGGAAGTCGCCATCCTGCACCAGATCAGCCGGGCGATCAGCGGAAATCTGAACCTCAAAGACGTTCTGCACGAAATCGTCGATCTGGTAACCCACGTGACCAAGGGAGATTCCTGTCTCCTGTACCTTTTGGACCAGACCGGGGAAGAGTTGGTGCTGCGGGCCTCCAAGAACCCTCACCCCAGGATCATCGGCCGGATCAAGGTGAGGCTGGGGGAGGGAATTACCGGCTGGGTGGCTCAGGAGCGACAGCCGGTCGCCATCCAAAAGGACGCCAGCAACGATCCCCGCTTCAAACTGTTCCACAACCTTCCGGAAGATCGGTATCAGGCCTTTCTCTCGGTCCCGGTCATTACCAAGAACGAGGTGATCGGGGTCATCAACGTGCAGCACCGCCGTTCCCATCGCCATTCCTCCAGCGAGAAGACCCTGTTGATGACCATCGCCAACCAGGTCGGCGCTGCCATTGAAAACGCCCGCCTCTATGAAGAGGCCCGGAGGAAGGCCCTTCAGTTGGAGACCCTCTCCAACGTCAGCCAGACCATCACCTCCCACCATTTCCTGGACGAGATGCTCCAGTTCATCGTGGGCATGATCGCGGAGGCCATGAACTCTCCCATCTGCTCCATCATGTTGCTGGACGACGAGGGCAAGGAGCTGGAAATCAAGGCCACCCACAGCCTCAGTCAAGACTATGCCTCCAAGCCCAACCTTCCGGTCCACCGCAGCCTGCTGGGCCGGGTGGTGAAGGGCCGCAAGCCCCTGGTCATCCGCGACGTCACCCAGGAGCGGGGCTATGCCTATCGAGACCTGGCTCGCCGGGAAGGACTCCGCTCCCTGGTCTCGGTTCCGCTGATGATCAAGGACCTGGTCATTGGCGTGTTCAATCTCTACAGTTCCCAGGAGCGAAGCTTTTCGCGCGAGGAGATGCAGTTGTTGACCTCGGTGGCCAACCAGGCGGCCGTGGCCATTCAGAACGCCAAGCTCATGAGCGAAACCATCGCCATGAGGGAGGCCCTGGAGACCCGCAAGATCATCGAGCGGGCCAAGGGAATTCTGTTGAAGGAAGAGCGCTTGGCAGAGGCCGACGCCTACCGCCGCATTCAGCAAAAGAGCATGAAGCTGCGCAAGTCGATGCGGGAGATCTCGGAAGCCATCATCCTGGCCGCCGAGGTCAAGGGGTGA
- a CDS encoding AbrB/MazE/SpoVT family DNA-binding domain-containing protein, which produces MKVSKWGNSLAVRLPKTLVEDLGLKPGDLLEVVSAAPNRIAVARDERRALAVERMRARALSIPDDYVFDREEANSR; this is translated from the coding sequence ATGAAAGTGTCCAAATGGGGAAATAGTCTCGCCGTTCGACTCCCCAAGACACTGGTTGAGGACCTCGGTCTGAAGCCGGGAGACCTGTTGGAGGTCGTATCGGCGGCGCCGAATCGCATCGCTGTGGCAAGAGATGAGCGGCGGGCGCTGGCTGTCGAACGCATGCGCGCTCGTGCATTGTCCATTCCCGACGATTATGTATTCGACCGTGAGGAGGCCAACTCCCGGTGA